In the Alphaproteobacteria bacterium genome, GGACGGCAGCGCCGACCGCGAGAAAAGCGGGGTTGCCGTCAACCTGAGCAAGCCCGAGGCCAAGAAGTTCGAAGCGGGCGGAGTCGTATTCCCCACCGAGCACATGCGCCTGCTGATCGAAGGTGCGCAAGCCGGCAAGTCGCTGCTCGAAGTCGACGTGTATGACGGCTCGGAATCCGGCGAGAAGATCTATCACTCCCTCTCGGTGATCGGGCATCGCATCGCGCCCGACAAGACGCTCGACGATGCCGCCGCCGACAAGGACTCGCTTGCAGGGCTCGCGCGCTGGCCGGTCACGATCAGCTATTTCGACCAGAACGGCAAGAAGGCGGATGACGAGCCGAGCGAACAGACACCCGTCTATGCGATCTCGTTCGAGATGTACGAGAACGGTATCTCGCGCGCGCTGCGGCTCGACTACGGCGACTTCGTGATCGACGGGAAAATGAGTTCGCTGGAGGTCGGGAAGGCGAAGGCCTGCAGGTAGAATCCTTCCGTCCTCCTCCGCGAAGTTCGGCGCCGGGAGCGGCACAAAGCTGCGCGTGCTTCAGGCCATCTCTTATAAAGCTTATAGGTCCGTCTTGAAGTTGCCCAGCAGCAGCACGTCGCCCGGTGCGGCGATGTCCTGCATGTCGATGTAATTCTTGGTGGGGAACAGCAGGTTCTTCAGCGCAAAGATGGAGATCGGCGCAAAACCTACGTCCAGCTGTTTCTTGACCTGAGGCGGGAGCTGCTCCTTGACGTTACGATTGAAAATGGCCTGGATGTTGTCGCAATTGCTCGGGCCGCCCCCGGAAAAATGCCCGCCGACCTCCACGGAGACATTCTTGACGTCAATATGAATGTCCTGTTCGCGCCCGGATTTCGTAATCGTGAGCGGAACGATGCTATCGATGTTGATGTTGTATTCGGTTGTGTACTGATTTTCTTGGTATTGGATAATCTGGGTCCAGGTCGGATGAGGTTTATACGAGCCGCCGGAAGACAGAAAATCCTGCTTCGCCTGATGGAAAAACGTGAGCCTCATGCGGCCATCCTGAGCCGGAAGAATGGACATTCCGACGATGTTCCAGGGGAGGTCGTACATGAAGGCAGCCGGGCCTCCGGAGGGAGGGAGGCGGGGGATCGGGGGTTTCTGGAGCCACCAGTTATGGATATTTATCCAAACCCAGTTTTCTCGATACATACCCGGACGTAAATCATAACGCTCATGCAAAGGGTTGAGATCCAAAGTACCGCGCACTGCGCCGGCCGTGTACTTCCCGTACCATGAGTCTCTGACGTTCGCGGGGTCGCCTCCCTTGGCGAAGCCTTCGAACCTCCACCCGGCCAGGTTCAGGCTGCCGGGGAGGACCGCGCCGTAGAACAGGCGGCTGCCGATCATCATCGAAGACTGGTAGCCGTACGGCAGCGGTTCGTCGCAATTGTTGAGGTTGGCTCGGTCATAATGCAACGCCGGCCGGTCGCCCGTCGTGATGTAGAGCTGAAGGATATTCACGTTGGCAGGCGTGGTCAGGGTACGGAACAGGAACGCGTTCGGCCGCATCGCGTCGAGGGTGGAGATCTGCGACAGATCGAGCGTGTTGATGATGTAGGTCACCGGATTGTTGGTGAAATACAATTTGACCTGTTCGCTGAATTCCGCCCTCTGCGCGGGGCTTAGCTCGATCTCGGTGACGTCGAAACTGCCATTCGTGAAGTCGAGCACGACGCTGAACGTCTGGGCTCCCGGCTTGTCAGGCTCGACGAGGCCCTTGATGTTGCCGATGGGGACATGTGCGGCGAAAGTGACGTTTTCGACCTCCACGATCTCATCGCATTCCGGTTCGCCCTTCTCTCCGATCACGACACATTTTTGCACCGATCCCGAGCTGAT is a window encoding:
- a CDS encoding cell envelope integrity EipB family protein; amino-acid sequence: MISAAPARLGFVALLAAAGFLAGHSATFGQGAANSVNLAPHIAIYDLTLKSSRGKRSLESVRGRIVYDFSGSSCEGYALKFRQVTELDSGEGKVALSDLRTTTWEEAEGKSFRFKSQNYMDQEQIGEVDGSADREKSGVAVNLSKPEAKKFEAGGVVFPTEHMRLLIEGAQAGKSLLEVDVYDGSESGEKIYHSLSVIGHRIAPDKTLDDAAADKDSLAGLARWPVTISYFDQNGKKADDEPSEQTPVYAISFEMYENGISRALRLDYGDFVIDGKMSSLEVGKAKACR